The window ccatgagtgAACCTAATGGCCAACTCCTTGTTTCTATGACGATGATTCTAACAGATGGCAATAGCAGTCACACTTCCCTCTGGGATACGACATAACTGAACAGCTTTGTATGggtgagagagctgtctctgGTCCTACGTCAGTCTCATGGAATTGTCTAAAATAtgagtaaataaaaaaaacacaaaacttgACATAGCATAACATGCCAACCTATAGCATTTGTCTGAGGTGTATAATTATCTCATAAATTCAGCAATTATCTGATTTTACTTAATGAATAAACACAGCAGATTTTATTGTCTTTAAAATGATAGGTGCCAAAATCCTTGATATAATCAAAAGATAATTAATGAAATGGCTAGGTTGATTCAAACATTGCATTATCCCTTGCACCCGGATAATCGTCTCCAGTGATAACGCCATGTTCAACAATTAGGTACGAGACAAGTCACATGTAGTACGTTACTAGCAATGTAGGAACTTCAGAAGTGTGGTCTGTTTCAGTCAGATTTGTCTCCTTCAGTGGGACTGGGGTGCAGACTAGATTTTCCTCATTTTGTTTGTTAATAAGGATCCTAACAAAAGATTCACTGTTTAGCTATTTGAAGATTtattcctgttagcttgaaagcTTTATATTGAAAAATATGGCACAGGTCGACAAAGGTGTCTAAATTCTTCCATGAACTGCCACACAAACAGCAATACTCAAAACTGAAGGTTCATTAAATTTTGGTAAAGTGCAGGATGCAAGCTCACCTTCCTCGTCTGTAGATAAAAAGAATCACCTGTGTAGGCCTACAGAGGTCAGCCTGGCCTTTAACAGGAACAGTGGTAGCAAGAAGTTGGCACAGATTTTTGGACAAATGTGTGCCAAATGGCTTTTAATGTTTGACTGTTGGGGACGTTCAGACCATCATTTTCTGAACCTCCTGGCTTTACCACACTATCGTGAACTCCCCGCCACTCCCCCCCACCCATTCAGGCATTGGCACCTTGCTTCATCACAAGGCCTTTGGGTATCTCAACCAAATGACTATGCTTTGTGCACAAACTTAGGTAACCTATTGAGAGTACCATTGCCGTCCTATCTTCAAACAGCACAAACACTTCCAGTCAAATAAATATACAATGAATAACAGGAAACAAATATTTCAATAACGTTACAAAACAAACTAGAAACTGAGTGAAGCTGAGATGAATTGATTTTGTTATTGTAGGAATGCTTTTGAGAACATAGACTGCGGTAAAACTTTTAAAATATGCAGCTGCTGCGTACGTTCCACTTAACAGTTTCCGTACCTTTTAATTCGTGCTTCATACTCGATCTTCTGCTTTGTAACCTCTTGTTTCAGGCTGGCTACAAGACTGTGCAAAGCGCTGTGGTTGCCGGTGGAAGCATTGGAGACAAAGGTGTCACTGTTGTCACTACTGCTTGTGGCCCGACTGCTGCAGCCACCCGCACTACTCCGCTCGTACTTGCTCTCCGCGTCAGTCCGGAAAGAAGTTTCGTGGACGGGGCCCTCCAGAGCCAGGTCTTCGTAACCGCCTGCATAGCTGTCCCGGTCCGggcaggtggtggtggaggagcgGCAGGACGTGGAATGCTCCATCAAGGAAATCTCGCAGGAGGAGGTGGACCAGGTGGCACTGTCCACGCTCTGCTTGTCATCTGAGTTGGAAGCTGAGAACTGCTGCTGGACATTATCATAGGTGGAGAGTCTGTGGTGTTGCATGGACTCACTGCTAACTGCATCTTTGGCCTTACTGTCCCTCAGCGTGACGTAGCCATTGGGCAGCCAGCCTGCAACTCGATTGTTCAGAGAGGAACCCAGCACGTCTGCACTGGAAACCCCCATTCTCACTCCCCCGTTCTGCATGCTGCCGGTCCCTAGCTTGGTCCCTGTCCCCTTCAACGAGGAATTCCTCCTCGCCTGCAGGCTCCCATTTGGCAACGTCTGGATTTTCTCCTGCGTTTCCACGGGGCTGCTGAAGGAGCCATTGGTGACAATGCCACTCCCTTTAGAATAAGCAGGGTTCTTCTTCACGGTGATGGGTGGACTTCTGTTGACATCCACTTTGCTGAGGCTGCTTCTGGGACTGCTGCTCAGCTTGTTCCCTCCATTCAGTGGAGGAGGAGAACCTCCATTCTCACCACTACCTTTTTTTGGCGACTCTGAGTTATCCCAGGAGCACTGACGAACGGACTCGCAAAATGGCTTCTTATTCTCCTTGTTGACAGGTGGAGAGAACCCTGCCAAGGGCTTCTTTGGTGCTTCGGTGTTATTGTTGCAGCCATCCTGCCTGACTTGGATCTCCTCTCCATCTTTGGGAAATAAATTTTTGTGTTCACTTATAAACACTGACATTAACTGTTGAACGAGGATTGTACCTGCAGAAAGGCCAGGATAGGTACAGAAAAAGAGGAGACAGATAACAAGGAATTAGTCATGTCCTGTGAAGGAATTAGTTATGCTTTATATTTCATTCTAGAGCAAAACAAAATGGGTATCCCAACATTTATGCCAAGTAGGCATAGGTTAAGAAGTCATTCACATTGGTGCACATTTCTGCAGAGGAGATCCACCAAGATGTTGTTTGGCATGGAGTCTTTCAGTTATGAGGAGGAactggataggctgggcttgttttcctagaGTCGAGAAAACATAGGAGGGATTTGATTGAATTATACTAAGTTATGAAAGGAAACGTTCCCAAATTACAGCAACCTAAAACCAGAAAACTTAGATTGAAGGTAAGAGGTAGAATATTTAGAGTGGATCTGAGGAAAATTTTATTCAGCCAAAAGCTATTGGAacctggagtgcactgcctgaggGATGCTGGAGATAGAGGTTCTCAGAGTATTTAAGAAGTATTTGAATGAGCATTTGAATCCCAATTGCCTTGGTATGGAAGGCTCTGCATCAAGTGCTGATAGAAGAATCATATTCGGCTGACATGgacaatttattatttatttaaatatttacttattgagatgcaGGGTGGAGTAGGTCCTTCTGGTCCTTTCAGACACAAAGCTCAGAATCTCCCAAGTTAATCCTTGCCTAATCGTGGGACACTTTACAATGGACtgttttggactgtgagaggaaaccagagcacctgggggaaattgatgaggtcacagagagaatgtacaagcttctcacaggcagtggcaggactGAAGGGTCTGCTTATTTGGTCTACAACTCTATAGTGTTGGCCAGTTCACAAGGTGAGGCAGTCCTCACTGaagtacagacatcccacctctcccggaagtctcccgcatattaatagtggttccctgatgtctgcaaattatatacaataccctggaaattgatttttttgagggagggagagggagagagggagagagggagagagggagagagggagagagggagagagggagagagggagagagggagagagggagagagggagagagggagagagggagagggagagggagagggagagggagagggagagggagagggagagggagagggagagggagagggagagggagagggagagggagagggagagagggagagggagagggagagggagagggagagagggagagggagagggagagggagagggagagggagagggagagggagagggagagggggagagagagagagagagagagagacagacagagagaacgAGCgcgatggcagagtgttccaaaaaaagaaaatataaaacgtacgttaCCCCAGATTACACTAAAGTGTAGCccgcctaataggggtcaaaaataatgacagtgttgctcgctgcactgtttgcaacagtgacttttctattgcccatggtgggttaagactgtaaaagacatgttgaggtgagtttaacaggtgtcattcgttcattagcatagctaacgttatttaaactagctggccagctgctaaggagctactctattgcagacatcccacctctcccggaagttccgggagtctcccgcaaattgatggtgctacctccctgaagtgagcttttgcagggtgggatgtctgggaataTGGATCTTTTATTTGTAAAAATAACTGTCCTGTTTGTCTTCTCTGTAGAAAATCCTCAATGGATTCTATTGGGCAGAATGATTAATATAAAAATATCAAATAGTCCACAATCCTGACAAAATTGTTGACTGCAGACTTTGAGTGAAGTGGAAGTTCTGTCACCAGTAGCAAATATATGGGCACAATCTTAGCTTTCCCTGGAAATGTGTGTGCAGCTTTATGTCAACCCCTCCCACCTtataaagaaacaaaagaaatagAACAACTTTGAATAGTACCCATTCCCTAGTTGAGCCTGAGGCCTCTTTCCAATAAATTAGTTCCTCGCAGAAGGAAGGATAAACATTTCAAAATGATGTGATTGAAAAATGGGGCAGTACAAGGACAAACACTATGGATCCAACAAAGATGATTCAGAATATGATTTACATGCTGAGGGATCAGGAGGAACAAGGGAATTTGACTATCCATGTGCACAAGTCACAAAGAGTTGgagagttacaaaatataatcaAAAGGGCACATGAGATTGGGGATAATACATTCTGTTTGGATTGAGAGAAACTAAAAAGTAGGGATAAACAGATTGTTCTCAAGTTGGCAGATGGTAATTAGTAGGTTAAGGTAGAGATCTGTGCTTGGGCCTAGGATCTACAGAGACGTGTGTAatttatattgatgatttggcAGTGAGGAACGAAATATAATATTTAGTAGTTTGCTGATAACGGGAAACTAAGTGGGAAAGTCATTATCAGTGAAGAGACAAAGAGGCTTCAAGGAGATATGGACAATCTGGGTGAGTGGTCAACAATACAGTAGGTGAAGTACAATGTGGAAAAAGGGAAGAATATCTGCTGCAGTTGAAATGCTGAGCATTTTTTCCAGTGGCAAGAGATTGGAAATGTTGATATTCAAAAGGACTTGAGTGTCCATatactataagatcataagatatatagcagaattagtccacttggcccattgagtctgctttgccatttcatcatggctgatcaattttccctctcagtcccaaactCCCGACTTCTCTCTAtaccccttcatgctctgaccaatcaagaatgcatcaaactctgccttaaatatacccattgacttggcctgaAAGCTAACATGTATGTGCAGCAAGTAGTAAGGAAGGCTAACGATACGTTGGCCTCTTCTGAAAGAAAACTGAGTACAAGATTAGGGATGTTTAACTATAATTACTGTATATATGGCCTGGTTGAGACCacaattagagtactgtgctcatttttAGCCTTCTTATCCTAAGGAGGATACAAATAAGGAACTGCTTGGTGAGCCTTCACTGCACTCTATACTTGGATGCACGGAGGTTCACTGTACTGGTTGTTGGGATGACGGGTTGCTtgcatgaggagagattgagtaggCTTCACCTCTGGACTttaggagaatgagaagtgaccttATTGAGACATACAAAGGAGTTAAGGactttgacagagtggatgtgtggAGAATGTTCTGCTGGCTAAGCGGTCTAGACCAAAGGATCATAGTCTCATAGTTGCAAATAAAATAAGGAGAAAGCTCTTTACTCAGCAGATGGCAAATGTTTGGATTTCTGTATGAGGAGGCTTTGTCATGGGTTTCATTCAAAACATAGATCCAGGTTTTCTAGGGCATTAGAGAAATCAGGGGATACGGGGACAGTGCAGGGAAAACGGTGTGAGTAGCCACAATCTTGGTGAATAGTGGAGTAGGTTGAGAGGCTGAATTACCTACTCCtgatcctatttcttatattcttacgTTCTAATGATTAAATTCCCTGCGCTGGTCTGGTCCAGGATTCCCAATTTCTACATCTGGCTGCAATTTGTTGTAAAAATTCATCTTCTGAATTTCCTTCAACTTCATTTCCAGCTGGCAGTTACATAAAATATCCCAAGTATGGTATTTCTCTTAACTCCACAGGCAAGGGACTGCCACATAATCTATTTAGCTTAAAGCCAATATAATGTTAATAGGTACCAACAGTTTACTTTGTTTACAGCTAGTTTGCAAATTTTATAGTCCAAGAGATTTATTAACTTTTACAAATACTGATTTATGACAAATTAAAATTCCAAAGGAGTGATTTTAACCCTACCTATTCAGTAGAACCTTGCTGGATGATCGATTAAAATTATTCAGGCTTCTTGGGTCTCTCACTTTAACCATCAGTGTCAATTTTACAGAAACTTCTTGACAAATAGACATGTGGACAGAGCCCTTCTTTATAAAGGAGACTGAACAAGGAAAGCAATTTGCTAGACCAAATGGACTCAGCATTGGCTGTGTAGAGGAAGACTAATTCTTCCCTTCCATTCTGTGGACAAACAAAGTCATAGGGAGGAAATGATTAGACCTtcgctgtcagaatcactccattTTCTCTCTATAAGACCACCTTTGAACCTTGTGGCTGAGATCCAAATGTGATGGGGCAAGTTTTCCACAAGCTGGTACCCACTATTAAACCCAGTCATAATGTTCAAGGAGCCTGGCTCTATTTGTGCAACAACAGTTGAGCTTCCAACACCCATCTGTACAAAAGCAGCTGGAATTCACTCAAGGACCCTCAAATAGGTTTTCTCTTTTGTAATCTACAGACATCCACCAGTATAAAAATATCAAATTGGTAATCTGAGTTAAAATCAATTATTCTCTCTTGTAACTCTTCAACTACAAGCCATGGAGGAGATTCACAATTCACTGACTTCTGGGCAGTATGATGGACTGTCTTTTCCACAGAAGTCAAACTGTAGACAGATAAGGCAATCGTCCTCAAGTTTGGACCTGTTAGAGCACATCAACAAGGTGGCATTGgccaatttatttattgatttattttgttttatttggagatacagcacaaaacaaGCACTTCCAACCCAAAGAGCCGCACTGCTGAGTAACCCGCCTATTTAACACTGGCGTattcacaggacagtttacaatgaccaaataacctactaacctgtacatctttggaatgtgggaggaaaccggagcacccagaggaaacccacatggtgatgggagaacacacaactccttacagacagtgccaggGTAAGAGATACTGGCAGTGGCTCTGCAGTGCTGGAGGTCTGAGACAAGAGTGCAAGTGCACGGTTGTGTAGttgttagcacagtgctttacagtaccagtgacccaggttcaattcctgccactgcctgtaaggagtttggacattCCCCCtggttgtaggttaattggtcattgtaaattgtcccttgattaggcttgGGGGTTTTaaggtggtgtggctcaaagggtcagaatggcctattccacaaagtatagcaataaataaataacacagatCACTACCCTTTTCATTATTTATTAAGTTTAATGTCCTCTTGTCTCCTTGGTTTATACAGACAATTCTTTGGATAAAAGAGGAATCAACAAATATTTAAATATAAACCGCCACCCCCCCCGGGTCTCCCCGGATCCTCCTCAGTAGCAACAATGATAAAGTCATCCTAATGGACCTGTTTGGATTTCAGCACGGCCGCAGGTGGCAGCCATCCAAAGGACAAGCttaaacacaccacacacaggcAGAGTCAACTGTAAAACAAAGCAGATCTTTAAAATTACCTTCCATAATTGTAACTGGATCTTCAACCTTTGGACGCAATATGTTTGGCCCAAACACTGTTCCCAGGTTCTGAACACTCATTTTGTTTACATCTGAATAAGACTGGACCTCATCCAAGAACCTGCAAAAATTAATCAGTCAGCACTGAATCAGTATAAACTGCTGCATGTCAAATCCAGCATTGAAGAACGTTTTAGTGGATCACGGAAAGTGCCTTACATTCTCTCTGGTGCTGTTATTGTGCTCAGGTAATAGGATCGTTTCAGCCTTAGCATCATGAGAGGAAAAAATTGTTCTTATGTACTAATCAAGTCAAACTGATTAAAGTCCAGATCACTGGTTGAGTCAGGTCACCTAGGAACACTGCATGAATTTTCAGATATTTTGTCAGTACATGTGGTCCACAGGTATGTGCAATGCTGTTAAATACTGTACAGCTCCCAACAGATATCACCTGCACAAAATCCTGTGTACAAACTCTGAACTGGTGTAATCTGAGAGCCAAGTCCTGTCCAAAGGGCCTGGCTCTAATTGAACTGATTAAAGGGAGTCCAAGGCAATGATCTTCCTCCATGTACAGTACATTCCTTCCTTAATCTGTTAATTCCCCTCAGATCTGTCCCCAAGCTCTCCCCTAACTTTTCCTTGGATCCCTCCAATTACCTCCTCAGGAAACCTCTCCCCCCTAATTTTTGATCATTTCATTGGCCTATCCAGGAACCACTTACCCCTACTTACCTTCTCCCTGTCTTCCACTAATCTCCAACCAGTGTCCATACCTCAGTCTTGTCTCTGTGTCTATCCCCTGCCCCCACCTCCACAGTGGAACATTGAAACCTCAGGGCTTTGTCCAATACGCATAGAGTCTCACTGCACACAACCTCTAGTCCTCCTCCAGCTACGTTTTTACCTATTGTACTGACATCTATTCAGGGCTGATATGATGGTAAATTCTCCTATAAGTAGAAACTCCATTTCCTTTGAGTTTCTATGGATTTCCCAAAAAAGTGGGAGAACTTCCATGGAAAATCAAACCTGTACTATTTTCCTGAAGAACTACCTTATTAGCAATCAGCTCCATTGACCTCCAGTTGCTGAATATCAGTAGAATTTGGGCACAGACTGAATGAGACCACTtgagtttgttttgttttttttaactcaTTCACAGATGTTAGTGTTTATGCAGGGCAGCATTTATTGCTCAATCTGAACAGCTCCAAGGAGGTACTGAAGAGGCAGCTTCTTGATCTGCTGCATCCTCAAGGGGAAGGCTGCAATGTGAGCACTTATGGGAATTTGCCACATCAATGAGGAAGGAAAACCCATGCACTTCCAGGTCAGGATAGTCTGTGAAATGGAGGGGACCCTGCAGATGGTGG of the Mobula birostris isolate sMobBir1 chromosome 3, sMobBir1.hap1, whole genome shotgun sequence genome contains:
- the arhgap24 gene encoding rho GTPase-activating protein 24 isoform X1; translated protein: MDDQGGSMDRTQSAKSRQNVIKCGWLRKQGGFVKTWHTRWFVLKGDQLHYYKDEDESRPLGTIFLPGNNVTEHSYNGDESRKFLFEIVPGGDRDRMTTNHETYLLMASAQNDMEDWVKSIRRVIWAPFGGGIFGQRLEETVRYERRYGTRLAPTLVEQCADFIRQRGLKEEGLFRLPGQANLVKELQEAFDCGEKPLFDSNTDVHTVASLLKLYLRELPEPVIPYAKYDEFLLCAKLLTKEQETGMKELIKQVKTLPPVNFNLLKYICRFLDEVQSYSDVNKMSVQNLGTVFGPNILRPKVEDPVTIMEGTILVQQLMSVFISEHKNLFPKDGEEIQVRQDGCNNNTEAPKKPLAGFSPPVNKENKKPFCESVRQCSWDNSESPKKGSGENGGSPPPLNGGNKLSSSPRSSLSKVDVNRSPPITVKKNPAYSKGSGIVTNGSFSSPVETQEKIQTLPNGSLQARRNSSLKGTGTKLGTGSMQNGGVRMGVSSADVLGSSLNNRVAGWLPNGYVTLRDSKAKDAVSSESMQHHRLSTYDNVQQQFSASNSDDKQSVDSATWSTSSCEISLMEHSTSCRSSTTTCPDRDSYAGGYEDLALEGPVHETSFRTDAESKYERSSAGGCSSRATSSSDNSDTFVSNASTGNHSALHSLVASLKQEVTKQKIEYEARIKSLEQRNLELESEVMTLHEELDQERKKYTMVEIKMRNTERAREDAEKRNEMLQKEMEQFFSTFGDLTVETRRSDRSNTIWIQ
- the arhgap24 gene encoding rho GTPase-activating protein 24 isoform X2 — protein: MTTNHETYLLMASAQNDMEDWVKSIRRVIWAPFGGGIFGQRLEETVRYERRYGTRLAPTLVEQCADFIRQRGLKEEGLFRLPGQANLVKELQEAFDCGEKPLFDSNTDVHTVASLLKLYLRELPEPVIPYAKYDEFLLCAKLLTKEQETGMKELIKQVKTLPPVNFNLLKYICRFLDEVQSYSDVNKMSVQNLGTVFGPNILRPKVEDPVTIMEGTILVQQLMSVFISEHKNLFPKDGEEIQVRQDGCNNNTEAPKKPLAGFSPPVNKENKKPFCESVRQCSWDNSESPKKGSGENGGSPPPLNGGNKLSSSPRSSLSKVDVNRSPPITVKKNPAYSKGSGIVTNGSFSSPVETQEKIQTLPNGSLQARRNSSLKGTGTKLGTGSMQNGGVRMGVSSADVLGSSLNNRVAGWLPNGYVTLRDSKAKDAVSSESMQHHRLSTYDNVQQQFSASNSDDKQSVDSATWSTSSCEISLMEHSTSCRSSTTTCPDRDSYAGGYEDLALEGPVHETSFRTDAESKYERSSAGGCSSRATSSSDNSDTFVSNASTGNHSALHSLVASLKQEVTKQKIEYEARIKSLEQRNLELESEVMTLHEELDQERKKYTMVEIKMRNTERAREDAEKRNEMLQKEMEQFFSTFGDLTVETRRSDRSNTIWIQ
- the arhgap24 gene encoding rho GTPase-activating protein 24 isoform X3, translated to MDYICIQGGDRDRMTTNHETYLLMASAQNDMEDWVKSIRRVIWAPFGGGIFGQRLEETVRYERRYGTRLAPTLVEQCADFIRQRGLKEEGLFRLPGQANLVKELQEAFDCGEKPLFDSNTDVHTVASLLKLYLRELPEPVIPYAKYDEFLLCAKLLTKEQETGMKELIKQVKTLPPVNFNLLKYICRFLDEVQSYSDVNKMSVQNLGTVFGPNILRPKVEDPVTIMEGTILVQQLMSVFISEHKNLFPKDGEEIQVRQDGCNNNTEAPKKPLAGFSPPVNKENKKPFCESVRQCSWDNSESPKKGSGENGGSPPPLNGGNKLSSSPRSSLSKVDVNRSPPITVKKNPAYSKGSGIVTNGSFSSPVETQEKIQTLPNGSLQARRNSSLKGTGTKLGTGSMQNGGVRMGVSSADVLGSSLNNRVAGWLPNGYVTLRDSKAKDAVSSESMQHHRLSTYDNVQQQFSASNSDDKQSVDSATWSTSSCEISLMEHSTSCRSSTTTCPDRDSYAGGYEDLALEGPVHETSFRTDAESKYERSSAGGCSSRATSSSDNSDTFVSNASTGNHSALHSLVASLKQEVTKQKIEYEARIKSLEQRNLELESEVMTLHEELDQERKKYTMVEIKMRNTERAREDAEKRNEMLQKEMEQFFSTFGDLTVETRRSDRSNTIWIQ
- the arhgap24 gene encoding rho GTPase-activating protein 24 isoform X4, with the translated sequence MPENENIIFCTTNALTYPTFLPKTTYRKIKRCFSFRKGIFGQRLEETVRYERRYGTRLAPTLVEQCADFIRQRGLKEEGLFRLPGQANLVKELQEAFDCGEKPLFDSNTDVHTVASLLKLYLRELPEPVIPYAKYDEFLLCAKLLTKEQETGMKELIKQVKTLPPVNFNLLKYICRFLDEVQSYSDVNKMSVQNLGTVFGPNILRPKVEDPVTIMEGTILVQQLMSVFISEHKNLFPKDGEEIQVRQDGCNNNTEAPKKPLAGFSPPVNKENKKPFCESVRQCSWDNSESPKKGSGENGGSPPPLNGGNKLSSSPRSSLSKVDVNRSPPITVKKNPAYSKGSGIVTNGSFSSPVETQEKIQTLPNGSLQARRNSSLKGTGTKLGTGSMQNGGVRMGVSSADVLGSSLNNRVAGWLPNGYVTLRDSKAKDAVSSESMQHHRLSTYDNVQQQFSASNSDDKQSVDSATWSTSSCEISLMEHSTSCRSSTTTCPDRDSYAGGYEDLALEGPVHETSFRTDAESKYERSSAGGCSSRATSSSDNSDTFVSNASTGNHSALHSLVASLKQEVTKQKIEYEARIKSLEQRNLELESEVMTLHEELDQERKKYTMVEIKMRNTERAREDAEKRNEMLQKEMEQFFSTFGDLTVETRRSDRSNTIWIQ